From Xanthomonas citri pv. mangiferaeindicae:
ACGGGCCAGGCCTGTCGTTCGCATACGCCGCGCAATGGGTCGATCTCGCGCCTGCCACACTTGTGCACCGCTTTGGAACGCGAGAGGGCATGGTCGAGTCGACCCTGTCGCATGCCTGGACGCGGTTGGAGCAAGCCACTCACGCCGCCGATGCCCAGGCGTCGGCGGATCCCGCGGGCGCGGTGGACCTGCTCCTGCGCCTGACAGCGAGGGGGGCTGGAGAGGTGAACTTCTCGGATGGACTGTTACTGCTTCGAGAGGATTTCCGTCACCCTGCGCTTCGCGCTCGAGGCGCGCAGTGGACCAAGCAGTTGACCACTGCATTGGGACAACGCCTTTCCCGGGATCCGGTGCTTGCCGATGTGCTGGGTCAGCAGTTGGCCAGCGTCTGGCAGGGCGCCATCATCTGGTGGGGCTTCACGCGAACAGGCACGCTTGAAGCCAATGTAAAGGCCGTATTGGACGACTGGTGTCGCATCGCTCTTCGCGCCTGAACCCGGTGTCCTAACGCGTGCCAGCGCACAGCGATCACTGCGGCGCTCCCCCGGATTGAAAGAAAACCCTCTCGATTCTCGACCGCCGATGCCATCGACCGATGCATCGGCCGGCGCGCGCGCGCCAGTGCAGGCGAGGCCTGCGCGATCGCGGCACTTGCCATCGAATCCGCTCATGACTGCGATGAGATCGTCGCGCTTGTGACGTCCGCGAGGGCCTGTCGACAATCGCCGCACGACCAAGACCGGAGTGAACGATGCGAAGCGCGATCGGTTGGATGCTGTGGACGACGGCGGTGCTCGGCGGCCTCGGCGCGCTGCAGGGTATGGCGGCCGAGCCGCTGCCGCAGTTGCGCGCCTACGAGGTGCCCGCCGCCTGGCGGCAACCGGTCGCGCCGCTGCGCATTGCCGCGGGCACCTGGCAGATCGGCACGGCGCAGTTGAGCGCGCTGCTGCTCAAGGGCGATGCCGGCGCCATCCTGATCGACGGTGGCATTCCGCAGACCGCCGAGCACCTGCTCGCGAACATGGCCGCACTCGGCGTGGCCCCGTCCGACCTGAAGTTCATCGTGCTCAGCCACGCCCATGCCGACCATGCCGGCCCGCTGGCGGCCCTGCGCCGGGCCACCGGTGCCCGGGTCGTGGCCAATGCCGAATCGGCCCAATTGCTCGCGCGCGGCGGGAGCGACGACATCCACTACGGCGATGCCTTGCTCTATCCGCCGGTCGTCACCGATCGCCTGCTGCAGGACGGCGAAACACTGGCGTTGGGCGACCTGCGCCTGCAAGTGCATTTCACCCCCGGGCACACGCCAGGCGGCATGAGCTGGACCTGGACCGACCGGGCCGACGATGGCACGCCCGTACGAATCGCCTACGTCGACAGCCTCAGCGCGCCGGATTACCGCCTGCTCGACAACCCGCGTTATCCGCACATCGTCGACGCCTACCGCGCGAGCTTCGCGCGCGTGCGCAGCCTGCCCTGCGACCTGCTGCTGACCCCGCATCCGGACTTCAGCGGACTGCGCTATGGCACCACGCTCGAGCGCGAACGCCCGGCCACCTGCGCAAGCTATGCCGACGCTGCCCAGGCCGCATTCGACGAGCAGCTCAAGGCGGAACGGCTGGGCGCGGCGGATTGAGGGCTGCGTCGCTCGGAGTGGCCGAAGAACGCGCGTACTGCCCTGCCCCCACCCGGTGCGCTGCGCGCACCGACCTCCCCGCGATGCGGGGGAGGTGACGGCAAAAGCGTGCCGGCGTCGCACACCAAGCTGTCACGACGATCGAAACCCTCTCCGCAATGCGGGGCAGGTATCGGCAAATGTGTGCCGACGTCCGGATGCGGAACTGCCGCATGATCAAAGCCCTCCTCCGCTTGCGGGGGAGGGTTGGGTGGGGGCCGGACATCGAGGCCATGTCTTCTGCCTCTAATCGCAAGTTGGCGAGATGATCCCCTGCCCCCACCCGGTGCGCTGCGCGCACCGACCTCCCCCGCGATGCGGGGGAGGTGACGGCAATGCGTGCCAGCGTCCGGATGCGGAACTGCTGCGACGGTCAAGCCCTCCTCCGCTTGCGGGGCATTGCGCCCTTCACGGGTGGAGGGTTGGGTGGGGGCTACAGGTCGAGGCGATGCCCTCTACTTCTCCCACAAGCAGGGAGATGATCTCCCCCACTCGGTGCGCTGCGCGCACCGACCTCCCCCGCGATGCGGGGGAGGTGACAACGGCGCTACGCGGTTGCTTCGAGCCGTTGCTGCAGCGCCATCGCGGCGGCGGGGTTGCGGGCCTTGGCGGCGGAGATGAAGAACACGAAGGTCTCGCGCGGCACGACCGGCGCGGCGTCGCGGTCGCCGGCGTAGGGGAGGTCGGCCGGCGCGCCGCCTTTCGCCCACTGGCGTGCACGCTGTGCCCAGGCGTCGAGTTGCAGGCCGGGGTAGCCCTGCGGGTGCTCCTCGCGGCTGGACATCAGCCGGGCGTAGACGAAGTCGCCGGTGAGATCGGCGAACGAGGGGTAATCGGCCGAGTCGGTGAACACCGTGGCGACGTCGTGCGCACGCGCCAGCGCCAGCCAGGCCGCGCTCTGGAACGAGGGGTGGCGGACCTCGA
This genomic window contains:
- a CDS encoding POM family subclass B3 metallo-beta-lactamase; the protein is MLWTTAVLGGLGALQGMAAEPLPQLRAYEVPAAWRQPVAPLRIAAGTWQIGTAQLSALLLKGDAGAILIDGGIPQTAEHLLANMAALGVAPSDLKFIVLSHAHADHAGPLAALRRATGARVVANAESAQLLARGGSDDIHYGDALLYPPVVTDRLLQDGETLALGDLRLQVHFTPGHTPGGMSWTWTDRADDGTPVRIAYVDSLSAPDYRLLDNPRYPHIVDAYRASFARVRSLPCDLLLTPHPDFSGLRYGTTLERERPATCASYADAAQAAFDEQLKAERLGAAD